The stretch of DNA CCGCCTCGCCGCCGAGGGACTGGCGACGCTGATCCCCAACGCCGGCGCCCGCCTCGCCAATCCGACCAAGAAAGAAATCATGGACACTTACGAGCTGCGCGAATATCTGGAGTGCCTGGCGGCGCGCAAGGCGGCCCTCAACATCACCGCCGCGCAGGCGGACAAACTCCAGCGGACGATCGACGAGGAAGAACAGATTTTCGCCGCCCGCAATTTCGAGGCCTACCTCGACGTGAACAACCGCTTTCACCGCACGCTGGCGGAATGCTCCGGCAACGCCGTGCTGGCAGAGTTCGTCAACAATTTGCTGGCGCGCACCTGCGTGTACATGATCTTTTACGATTCGTTCTTCGACATGAGCACCAATCCCAGCCTCGACGAGCACCGCGCCCTGCTCAAGGCACTGTTGGCGCACGACCCCGACAAGGCGGAGCAGCTCATGAAAGTCCACCTGATGCTGTCGGCCACGTCGCTGAAAAGCAACGAAGGCCTGCGCGTCGGCGGAGAATGAGCGCCGAACATCGTGAAGCGAGATCGGCATTTTTCTTCATAAAAGTATTGACACAGTTTGCCGGGCGCTGCGAGAGTGTTCAGACGCTTGCAGCGCCCTTTGCGAGGGGGAAACTTCGATGGGCAAGGACATCCTGCTGATCAGCGGCCTGCCGGGCTCCGGCACGATGGCGCCGGCGACCGTGGACACCGTGGCGGAATCGGTCCGCCGCAACCGCGACAATGCCGATAAGGGCAAATACATT from Pyramidobacter piscolens W5455 encodes:
- a CDS encoding GntR family transcriptional regulator translates to MKEPEAYAPTAADFVYRHLRGQIFAKKRQPGDRLTEEAIAQELDVSRTPVREAIRRLAAEGLATLIPNAGARLANPTKKEIMDTYELREYLECLAARKAALNITAAQADKLQRTIDEEEQIFAARNFEAYLDVNNRFHRTLAECSGNAVLAEFVNNLLARTCVYMIFYDSFFDMSTNPSLDEHRALLKALLAHDPDKAEQLMKVHLMLSATSLKSNEGLRVGGE